In Lolium perenne isolate Kyuss_39 chromosome 5, Kyuss_2.0, whole genome shotgun sequence, the sequence ATGGCGCGGCTGATTTCGTCGCTGCCTCTGCTCACGGTGACGCTGGCGGCGCTGGCCAAGGGCTCCGCCGACCCCGACTGCGCCATCTGCCTCTCGGCGCTCGAGCCGGGCACCGACCTGCGGCTGCTCCCCACGTGCCGCCACGCCTTCCACGCCGCCTGCGTCGACGCGTGGCTCCGCACCATCCCGTCCTGCCCGCTCTGCCGCGCCGGCGTCTCCCTCCCCGCCAACTCGGGGAGCTTCCGCGTCGACGTCGGCAGGATCAGCACCTCGCCCGCCGCGGGCCGCCGCGCCTACTCCCTCGGCGGATCCTTCGACTACCGCGTCGATGATGTGGAGGCCGTCGTGGCGCGCATCGCGCCTCGGGCTGGGCCGCAGGGCCCGGGCGACGCGCTGGCGGAGGCGGCCGGGTCGCGCGGGTGGCTACGGGAGTACGTGGATCGGTTCTCCGGCCGGTGGAGCCGGGACGAGTCGAGGCGGTGGGACccggaagcggcggcggcggcggccatgccAGAGGACGACGGCGCGGGATTCATGCGGTGGATCTACGGGAGTTAGCTGGATTCATGGCGAACATCGCTGTTGCGTACTGAAGAATGAACCTGCAAATTAACAGACAGCAATGGTCAATTTAGTTACGGTGCTTTTTTTTCCGTCAAATTGATATACAGTAGTAGTATATGCTTCAAGTTCTGAATCACTGCATGCCAAGGCAGCaggggcgatttgcacaaaaataacccaaaagtgaaagaaaagcacagactgatcctccagcgaaactatttcaccaatctaacccttttgtgtggcgcccttcccacgggcgccacacatgcccatgtggcgcccctcctgccagcgccactgtcccagccgacgtggccccctcgccgctgagctggtgcgcccatccgacgtggcaccaTGTGTgccgcccctcccaacggcgcgacacatgcacttgtaattgcccaaaacatactgtgagacaattcgtctgggacttagccgttttgcgaggctcagtgtgtggcgccgatgccacgggcgccacacatccacttaagtgtggcgcccgcgcccagcccgaccatcttcttctctgtttcttctcctccctccctctctcccccaaggcggccggcggttcctcctcctccctccctctctcccccaaCAAATCGGCCACAAATTCGTCAGATCTGACCGGCCAATCTCTTCcccatccattcctcaaggtaatccccttcgaatccctcacattcatccactaatttcatagatcttgctagatttgtacatgaaccctagacatggaaactagatttgaaatggctatgtatgtgttgaatgtgtatgtgtaggaaccctagatatgtaggaaccctagatgtgttgaatgaaattttacatgtatgtgttgaaatcctatgtatgtatgtgttgaaatgtctaatatttgcctagcaaatgcattcaaatttgttacatatgcctattatttgtgatggaataactcatatttgaaccaaatatttgttggaaccctagatatgaatgtatgtgtGTATGTATGGAACCTTATGTATGTATGTGGTGAAAGGCAAAATTGGAGCTTAGCAAATGCATTCTATTGTGTtgctcatgtatgtgttgctcatttttGTTAGTGAAATGACTCATAATATggttgtgtaaacatgtaggatggtgtggcttctggatgaagagtacgacagggagcaccgggctgttcatatgacggagaggggaacggatcttcaccctttgaagattcgttaccatggcacagcggatataccgtatgacgagaggtacacggagttcatccagcctaccggtcttatgccgttcatatcccttgtaagccgtggggggccacacatgaacccctcggcactcaccgcccttgtcgaccggtggaggccggagactcacaccttccacttgagggccggcgagatggcccctactctccaggatgtttccatgatccttggactacctattcagggcgagccactgtgtatgaacacagcttctgatgggtggcgccagcagatgGAGGTGCTTATTGGCAGGGCTCCTCCGCTGCCAGCAGAACCAAAGAAGATAGCTCCCGCCGGCGCGTCTTTCTAttggatcaggactaactttggagaatgcccggaagaggccgacgaggacactcggaggacgtacgcccgcgtgtacttatggtacatgatttcgaggactctctttcctgatagtggggggaagctggcccattggtgttggctgaaggcgcttacggtgttggataaccggtggagttggggaacatcgggacttgcctacctctaccggtaggtgatgatttgctctatgtactattttcctatactagtgtgctagacaaagtactaaccaaatgtcttacgtgcgcagttggacgaagcttgttgcaggactgggagcaggactgggagcggcggtattggtggatgcatgctcctactttccgtatggagctgggaccgcctatcagttgggcggcctaggacactcaacgagaggccatggcctcatcacccgaacaaccctgatcgggagcccacttgggcatacctttgggacaatgtctcggagatgacgagcgatccaatggtcatgtacaggcagtacactgcggagttggacactcttaccgctgagcaggtaaccgatcactcttttgcaatcctagttttcattgattcTACGGTCATGTTCAAAATTCTGAgatatttgtatgctgcaggtggaatgggagccatatggtagctactaccatattggctcggggatggctgacctcaaccgcaagtgcacggaggaggcgcggttctggcgtatgcgctgcccactcatatgcatgtggcttgttgaacaccaccagccgcaaagagtgatgagacagtttgggctgtatcaggagtgcccacctcagtggcaagacacggacaaggcgcttcataggtaaacttctggaatcatgcgatggaagattcttgatagaagaggtacaatctaacttcttgattcttgcaggcttgataggcagcggcagaggaagatcacaaattggccagttcatcatagcggccacgtcgcagcgttcctacactgtttggaagcgacacggaatgctggccctgagcagattgtgcctcacgacttcgccgctttcaacaactacctcgagtggttccatgagaacacgcgtatcgagttagttaagcacgcgtatcctgaggagatcttggacgaccccatccagttcgatgaggttgggcaaagccagcacgacacctttgctcgcagagggagatcgatttctattgcttccgagctgaacttcgtggtaatggattctctcactaactagtacatcatctacattgccatgtgctcgcttcaattgtgtatgctatgtttgtcacagcgggaggagatccaaaaaacagctgaggagtgcgaggttatgtgggagcagagcgggagagatgacaagcctgtcggaccgttgcggtatttcattaaggtatgatcaccaactttgaatgtacgctaCTATGATGTGGTGGCTCTGTAACCATGAACggcatgacgcagaacactgcacgaaagatgcggcggttagccagcttgctaggttgccgggaagccgaaatcgctacatcttcctcttcagaagagcgggaggtatggactattttgttgctgtcaaacgtgttcttactaatttcaacttttgtaatctcatgtgttcatgtttgtgaagattcctgaggaCGAGCTAATTCTGAGTCAAGGCATACTTCCAAAGCATACCTCCAAGCAAGCCCCAAGGTCAgcttactgatacgtccaatttgcatcactattttatatcataatttgctgttattcattgatatatttcatatttggacataatacttacgttatttcatctattttgcatgtttcatgattattggagaatcgagcaccggagccaggattctgctagaaaaagcaccgtcagaatgcaatatttcggaagatcaacagttgacggaaattataccaaaaatcctatttttccagatgacgaagtgagccagaagggggagctgaggggacccgaggtgggcccaccccataggccggtgcggcccaagggctggccgcgccgccctgtgaggaggggggctcacagcccctctcgcctccttttcttcgcgaaatccttcgtcccgaagacctaagctccagagggtacctcacgaagagttacatccgcctctgcggggcggagaacaccagagagaaaagagctctccggcgggctgagatccgccggggaaattccctccgtgagggggaaatcgacgccatcgtcaccgccatcgagttggacatcatctccatcaccatcatcatcatcttcatcatcatcaccgccgtctccaccgctgcacatcgtcaccgctgtagcaatttgggtttgatcttgattgtttgataggggaaactctcccggtattgatttctacttgttattgatgctattgagtgaaaccgttggaccaaggtttatgttcagattgttattcatcatcatatcacctctgatcatgttccatatgatgtctcgtgagtagttcgtttagttcttgaggacatgggtgaagtctaaatgttagtagtgaagtatggttgagtaatattcaatgttatgatatttaagttgtggtgttattcttctagtggtgtcatgtgaacgtcgactacacgacacttcacctttatgggcctaggggaatgcatcttgtactcgtttgccaattgcggggttgccggagtgacagaaacctaagcccccgttggtatatcgatgcaggagggatagcaggatctcagagtttaaggttgtggttagatttatcttaattactttcttgtagttgcggatgcttgcaaggggtataatcacaagtatgtattagtcctaggaagggcggtacattagcacaggttcacccacacaacacttatcaaaacaatgaagattaattagccgtatgtagcgaaagcactagactaaaatcccgtgtgtcctcaagaacgtttggtcattataagtaaacaaaccggcttgtcctttgtgctaaaaaggattgggccactcgctgcaattgttactctcgcactttacttactcgtactttattcatctgttacatcaaaaccccctgaatacttgtctgtgagcatttacagtgaatccttcatcgaaactgcttgtcaacaccttctgctcctcgttgggattgacattcttacttatcgaagatactacgatacaccccctatacttgtgggtcatcaagactatttttaagcgccgttgccgggagtgaagcgctattggtaaatggaattggtaagggaaatttctcttgtttgtgctgattttatttctgcttgccataattcattatggagagatctccttttgaatgtttatttggaaaatctgctactaccgcaaaggtagtggatgaggcgccgaggtaaggaagagataccatacaaaatacctatgaaaattattgaacgcgtagtgggtaaccgttatacgggggatggaactgtccaccctggagatcattcttgttcttacatgaattatgcggtttattcaagtgtgcaggtattgctatggatgaagtgaggaagaaactattctctatatcgctgtctggtaaagcggcgcattggtataaattactggataatggggattctcttgaatggaatgatattgtgccccggttttattctaagttctatcctccaagtgaaattcataaggatcagaatcgcatatataatttttggcctcatgatggagagagtattgcccaagcttgggggagattgaagtctttaatgctcaaatgccccattcatgagcttcctggtaatgttattattgataatttctatgcaagactttcttttgaagacaagaccttgctttggatacttcttgttacggatcattcacacgcaacaaggaagagtttaaaagggaccttcttaatcggatccgggAAAAtgcgaaggatgggagatcgacaaagatagagaatcaggtataaattatgattataaatgcattgaagcttttatggatactgataaatttcgtaatatgagtgctact encodes:
- the LOC139831769 gene encoding serine/threonine-protein phosphatase 7 long form homolog, whose translation is MADLNRKCTEEARFWRMRCPLICMWLVEHHQPQRVMRQFGLYQECPPQWQDTDKALHRLDRQRQRKITNWPVHHSGHVAAFLHCLEATRNAGPEQIVPHDFAAFNNYLEWFHENTRIELVKHAYPEEILDDPIQFDEVGQSQHDTFARRGRSISIASELNFVIPEDELILSQGILPKHTSKQAPRSAY
- the LOC127302344 gene encoding uncharacterized protein, with amino-acid sequence MASLRPPYHGDVLAVQSLPPLPAPSSSPVNHAIAIVFALLALAACACLAIHLLLRCLSRRRQRQRSPPATGSRPMPHGASPSATTAAASDAALSATTAAASDADAAAPSSSAELHDQMARLISSLPLLTVTLAALAKGSADPDCAICLSALEPGTDLRLLPTCRHAFHAACVDAWLRTIPSCPLCRAGVSLPANSGSFRVDVGRISTSPAAGRRAYSLGGSFDYRVDDVEAVVARIAPRAGPQGPGDALAEAAGSRGWLREYVDRFSGRWSRDESRRWDPEAAAAAAMPEDDGAGFMRWIYGS